Within Deltaproteobacteria bacterium, the genomic segment CTCCTCTGGGCGGTCAATCCGGCCTACAGCTTTAAAAAAATTCAGGGGGATGTACTTAAAGGCATTTTGGTCTACTATCTTTTGGCTTACGCCGCTCAGGACCCGGATCAGCGGAAACAATTATTTTTTTCCCTGACCATCGGCAATACCTTAATGATCGTATATGCCCTCTGGGACTTCTGGCAGGCCGGCGGGTCCTTTGGCTCTTATGAAATCAGGGCGAGATCTTTACATCAAAGCTATCCTGAATTTGGCACTTATTTAATTACCGTCCTCCCTTTCTTCCTGATTTCCTTTTTTTCTCCCCTATCGAAACAGCTTCGCTGGTTTTGGGGTATTTGGGTCGTCATGGGTTTGTTTTGTATCTATATTACCTTCGGGCGGGCTATGTGGCTGGCTGCTGCCGTGGAGATTCTTCTTGTAGTTTGGATGGCCAATAAGAAAAAATTGGTCCTGGTTTTCCTTCTGAGTCTCTTGCTCCTTCCCCTGGTAATGCCCAAAACCGTTTGGTTTCATGGAGAGCAAATTCCTCAATCCGGGGAAGTCAGCTCCCAGAAAATCGGCGGTACGGGCGGCGATCTGATCGAAATATGGAAGCTGGCCTTTACCTTTTTCCGGGAAAGGCCCTTCCAGGGAATCGGTTACGGCCGCAACAGTTTTTCCGAGGCCTTTCCCCATTTCCGGGCCAGCCATCAACCGCTCCTCTGGCATGCCCATAACGCCTTTTTAAATATCGGCTTTCAGGCCGGCATTCAAGGCCTGGCGGCCTTTCTCTGGCTGATCGGGGCCATTCTCTACCAGACCTATCGAAGAGGGAAAGCCGGGCTGTCTTCCTGGGTCGGATCGATTAATCTGGCCGTCTTTATCATGGTGATTGGTTTTTTTATCCGAAATTGCTTTGATGATTTATATGTGGATGACAATTTATTATTATTCTGGTTCTTGATCGGGGCGGCCTTAAGTCCGGTCAACAGGGAAAAATAATCGGCCTATATTTTTCAATTGACCGACCTACACATTGATTTTATAATTATTTTAATGAGTTTCTACTATACCCATTAAACCGTTTTTATCAACTTAAGGAAAAAGGTGGGCATATGCAAACAATCTTAACTTTAGAGCAGGAAGCTGTCCCTATAGTCAAATCAAGCCTTGTGCTAAAACATAAGGCATTGGAATTTAATTTGGACCGGTACCAAAAACGGCTTACTGCTTTTGAAAAAAAACATAAAATGACTTCTGAAAAATTTAAAAAAAAATTTATAGCCGGGGAGATGGGAGACGATCAAGAATGGTTTGATTGGGAATTTATTCTTGATGCTTATCAAGAAACGAAACGTCAATTGGATCTCTTAGATAACGTAAGATTATGACCATTGAATTCTACCTTGCCGCTCTCCATGAAAAGCTTCGTGAGATAGAAGGGTTGGTTTTATCAAGAACCATCCAACAAGAAATTGATGGTACTTTAGGGATCGGATATATCAAAGGTCAAATCGTCTTTATTGATGGTTCTAAACTCGAATTTTCCGAACAACTTCCAACGGATCGAAGCAAGTTCCGTTTCCACTATATGGATGCCCAAAAGAACCTTATTGTCCGCTGGGATTCTGCACCACATCACATGGAACTGAGTACTTTCCCTTTTCATAAACACACACAAGAAGGTACTGAAGAACACCCAGGTACTACCCTTTTAAATATTTTGGCAGAGATTGAAAAGGCGATTCTGGTATGAAAATCAATGCGGTTGTTTCTCTTTTAAAACAGAACAATAAACCGAAAAGAGATCCTCCAGATGCCTTTCCC encodes:
- a CDS encoding O-antigen ligase family protein produces the protein MNLFLFSLPLAHITAVRESTLFLGVFFWLLLMLLNRRILWPRTPIDWPLFFWLACVFVSLLWAVNPAYSFKKIQGDVLKGILVYYLLAYAAQDPDQRKQLFFSLTIGNTLMIVYALWDFWQAGGSFGSYEIRARSLHQSYPEFGTYLITVLPFFLISFFSPLSKQLRWFWGIWVVMGLFCIYITFGRAMWLAAAVEILLVVWMANKKKLVLVFLLSLLLLPLVMPKTVWFHGEQIPQSGEVSSQKIGGTGGDLIEIWKLAFTFFRERPFQGIGYGRNSFSEAFPHFRASHQPLLWHAHNAFLNIGFQAGIQGLAAFLWLIGAILYQTYRRGKAGLSSWVGSINLAVFIMVIGFFIRNCFDDLYVDDNLLLFWFLIGAALSPVNREK